The genome window GAGAAGATCAGCGCCCCCACCAGCACCGCCATCAGCATGGCGGAGGTGCGCACGGTTTCGGCGAAGATGCGGAAAAGCGCGGCGGCGTCGAGGGTGCGCTTGGCGAGCGCGATCACGAAGGCGCCCGCCGCACCGACCCCGGCAGCCTCCGTGGCGGTGAAGACGCCGAGGTAGATGCCGCCGATCACCAGCGCGAAGAGCAGCAGGACCTGCCAAACGCGGCCGATCTCGCGCATGGTCTGGCCGAAGGGCAGCGCCTCGCCCGCAGGCCCGGCGGACGGCACACGCCAGACCACCGCACGCACCGCCAGCGCGTAGAGCGCGATGCCCAGCAGGCCGGGCAGCACGCCGGCAATGAAGAGCTGGCCCACGCCGGTCTGCGTCATGGTGCCGTAGATCACCATGATCACAGAGGGCGGGATGAGGATGCCCAGCGTGCCGCCCGCCGCCACGGAGCCGGTGGAGAGGGCAGGGGAGTAGCCGTATTTCTTCATCGAGGGCAGGGCGATGGAAGACATCGTGGCCGCCGTCGCAAGGCTGGAGCCGGACACCGCGGCAAAACCGCCGCAGGCGAAGACGGTGGCCATCGCCAGCCCGCCCTTGAAGCGTCCGACCACGGCGTTGGAGGCGCGGTAGAGATCGCGCGACAGCCCGGCGTGGTTGACGAGATTGCCCATCAGCACGAAGAGCGGCAGCACCGAGAGCGAGTAGGAGCTGAGGGTGTCCCAGACGATCTGGGCAGAGATCGCGCCCGCAGGCTGAAGCGCGGTAAGCATCGCAAAGCCGACGAAGCCCACGACGCTCAGCGAAAAGGCCAGCGGCAGGCCGAAGAACAGCAGGACGAAGAGGGCGACGAAGCCGTAGATCGCGATCATTTGGGGGATGTGTCCACAGAGAGATACCGGCGCAGGCGCAGCGCAGCGAGGGTGAGAGAGGCCAGCGCCGCAAGGGCGAGGCAGACCACCCCGAACCAGGTGATCCAGCCCACGGGCAGATGCAGCACGGAGGTGCGGTCGCCATAGCGCAGGAAGCGGGCGGCCAGCGTTGAAAGCTTCCAGGCGGCCCCCGCGAAGCAGGCGGCGATCACCAGGTGCCAGGCAAGGTCGCGGA of Oceanicola sp. 502str15 contains these proteins:
- a CDS encoding TRAP transporter large permease, with amino-acid sequence MIAIYGFVALFVLLFFGLPLAFSLSVVGFVGFAMLTALQPAGAISAQIVWDTLSSYSLSVLPLFVLMGNLVNHAGLSRDLYRASNAVVGRFKGGLAMATVFACGGFAAVSGSSLATAATMSSIALPSMKKYGYSPALSTGSVAAGGTLGILIPPSVIMVIYGTMTQTGVGQLFIAGVLPGLLGIALYALAVRAVVWRVPSAGPAGEALPFGQTMREIGRVWQVLLLFALVIGGIYLGVFTATEAAGVGAAGAFVIALAKRTLDAAALFRIFAETVRTSAMLMAVLVGALIFSGFINMAGAPRMITEAIRATGLGPTGVLMLLIVFYLILGCVFDSLAMILLTVPVVFPLVQEMGYDPIWFGILLVVVVEISLITPPIGMNIFIIRSVNPEIPTTTIFKGVLPFVAADVLRLALILLFPALVLFLPEQMAN